The stretch of DNA aatcgttgcacaatcataactgagtggattttcgagcggcactcgcttatataccgattggtgtgatttcaatagcctattttgaaagcaatagTCCTCAACTAttggaacaagtttttggatcaaaaagtaacaaacatataacgcgtagacattttatctttcgaattaagcgtttatcataccatttcgttcagttgtttagaaactattaacgctcaaaatctcgttctccggcgtaacgctttcgttttcaaaacattaaacttgcaccccagtatagaaatgaaagacgtagtcctacgtcaaaacctttTTCCATATAGTTCTGAGCATTTTAACCCACCCCATGTTTTTTCCACCCTGGGGTAAGCTGGAACCAGTGAAAATCGACAATTTTTTAAACATTGATGTAGATGCCGGACGTTAACTGTCGGTGACACAAAAGTGATAACTGtcgtatgaatgaatgatgataaattcaaaaaaataagaatcattTATACttcgttcctcagtatgttcAACGTAATTCATGAATACATAGACATGATACAAGTCAAATTTGTTGATTTTGCGACtaggggtcgttcaaatattacgtaacacatttttttactattttgaaCTCCCTACATAATATGTAACAAATGGCaattgcataaaaatgtttagacttatttgaatttatttccaaacaagtttccacaagGCATCCCCTCCTCCCTTTCTGAGTGCGTTatgtaatatttgaatatttgaatgatcccatgAACCACATTAGCGGCCATTTTGAGTGGCTCTACTCTGACATGAAAGCGTCTAAAGCGTATTTGTGTATTAatttccgatatttttactgaaacccttcattataatatagtcTTGTCTGCAGACACAATTTGAGtgatttgacgtaggactacgtctttcatttctatacggggtttaagttcaaagtttcgaaaacgagagagttacATCAAGCAACAAGATTTAGAGCGTTAAACCCTCCTAAACAAcaaaacgaaatggtatgataaacacttcatccgtAAAATAAAATgactacgcgttatatgctcgTTACTTATtaatccaaaaacatgttttgaatagctttaaaattgcttccaaaacaggttattgaaatcacacaaatctgtatataccaGAGTGCCCGTTCGGAAATTCAGCGGTtgatgtacgatcgctggaatctgtgcgtttccctaacacagactacaGAACCAATGAGCCTGGAAAAAATCCACACGGAaagccactcagttataattgtacagcgattggagcatgttatcgctgtTGTGGCGAAGCTATCTtccttcatcatgaaagcgctgatgagcggtgtcaccaagagcctgtttgtgcacaaAAATGGCATTGGTGCACCGAGTAAATTGAAGGTTCCCCCTAAGGCCATAGGAGAATCCATCGGAAGAAGGCGACCAATAAGGCACCTGTCGCTCCCTTGGAATGATCCAATAAATCTTCCGAGTAATCATGATCGTTGCAAGCTGGTAGCCTTGAAAACACTATCAGCCAGGCGTTCCAAACTTCAAAGAATGTTTGTTTATGATCTAATAACCGGCAAGGTGAACTGTCCCGAACTGTTACGTGGAAGTTCCGTGGAATATTCCTCCCCGTTGTTTCCGTAATTCACCGTTGTTGTCTTGAATTACAGAGACTTCAAACTTCTTCAGTGCATTCGACTCTATCAAAAGTTTACTTACTAGTCAAATGACtcgtaaacattttatctttagaATGAAGTAATAATCATGTAACTTCGTTCAGTTGACAAAGAGGTATTGAGGATCAAAACCTTCTGCCTCCAACGTtaagttttcgttttcgaaaactcccctccccaaatattcattcatccattcattgagaattgattcacatgcacttcaaacaaatgatcactaaaccaacggtagtcctacgtcaaccttgcggttataccacagatataacccactttcagtttttcatttacatagaatacTGGGCCCTATAATGTAAATCAAATCGAGAAGTCGATACAACCATTATCACACCGAacaaaatttcgtattttgtaaatcgatataATCTCTTACCGAGCTTGAATTTCATATGTTGCAATTGCAcgcaacgtcccgtcaccgtaaATTCAACGTAACggaatgaaacatcaaataTTTTCCCACGAAAATCGTATGGTCGCATTCACATATATCATCAACGGCAACTTCGACGTCGACGAGATAAGTTCAGGAGAGTAGTTGACGAAGCGGTGACGGTGACATTGGATGTGTATCGCGCTTTACCCGAGTTGACGTAAACGTTACATTGAaccatttcaaaagttatgcgagATTTCTTTTATTGTGAGGATATTTGTAAAAattatctggcatctctgtcaTGACTTCGTGCATCATTCACTTGCTGCCCCCCAGAAGTGTCAAAACATTAATGATGTGTCTTGTTTTAGTTTTGAATTACTTTTAAATATTGTCTATGGACATGTTTGATTTCGTCAACAAGCCATTACTGCAGCCAAGTCCCCATTCCAAACAATTCTAACCATGGAAGCGCTGTATTTCCAAACGAACAGCCTTATCCAGGAGACGCAGCAATGTTTCCAACAGCTGAACAACGTACGtgtcgattctgttgctttggAGGACGAAATTCATACCAAACTTGCCACGGTGAATGCGTTAGTTTTACCAATCCATTCAAAAGCAAACATTTTACTACAGAAAATAGCGTAACTTTCTAAATATTTGTAGCAACTGCGACCGTCTCGATGTGCTCCTCTACAAAGTTCCTGTGGCGCAAAGACAAAACTCCAAGATGCGCGTTGACCAGCTTAAGTACGACTTGCGGCATCTGCAGGCTGCTTTGAAGTTGTATCAGGACAAAAAAGCCCGCAAGGAACTGGAACTGAGCGAGCGAGAAAATCTGCTAAACAAACGTTTCACGGCGAACTCGGAAACGTCGATTGACATCGACTATTCGCTGCAGCACCACAACTCGATGCGTAATGCGCACCAAGGAGTGGACGAGATGCTATGGACCGGCTCCAACATCATCGACGGACTTCGAAACCAACGGGAAACGCTAAAGGGCGCACGAAAGCGCATTCTAGACGTTGGCAGCACACTTGGCCTCTCGAATCAAACTATGAAAATGATTGAGCGCCGAGTCGTAGAGGATAAGTACGTGATGATTGGGGGAATGGCTGTGACGATGCTAATAATTGTACTAGTTATTTATTATTTCCTGTTTTAACGCTAGATGCTATGTAACCAAACCGATGAATATAACTCTGAACGTTGCTTGAATGCTTCGAGACATTCTGTTATTTGAGAATAAAATTAGAAAAACTATGCTATGAATAAGTATCATCCTCTTCATCTTTTGTAATGAATTTGCTCCACTTTGAAGCAACGGCTTCGGTTTTATCTAGTAAATTGCTTATGTGATTCGATTTACAGTTCGAGAGTATGTTTTGCGTTGAATTGTTCAGGTCACATACCTTCTCTTCCTTTGAACGATTGGGACATTCCAATTTTGATCTTTTTCCAAAGTTCATCAGCTGCGATTGGGTTGGCAATTCATTGACTTCTGCTATTGTATCATGTTCTCTTGATTCCAAATTCTCTGAAGTTTTTGACGGATACAATCTCATCTGAGAATCTAGACGGTGACCGTCGAAATTTTTTGATTCCCATTTGAATTTCCTTTTCTCAGTTTTATTCATCTGATGAAAATCAACCAGAGGAGCTAGACTTGCAGATGCTCGAAATTGGACTGTTTTCGCTGCTTGAAATGCATCGGACTTTTGCTTCGACCGTGGTTCTTTGTTCCAAACAAACGAGTTTTTCCTGGCATTGCAGTTGCCTTcaaagaaatttagtttttcctctatttcttcttctttttctgctTTTACGTGGAAACGCTCCCATTTGC from Toxorhynchites rutilus septentrionalis strain SRP chromosome 3, ASM2978413v1, whole genome shotgun sequence encodes:
- the LOC129773459 gene encoding probable Golgi SNAP receptor complex member 2; the protein is MEALYFQTNSLIQETQQCFQQLNNVRVDSVALEDEIHTKLATVNANCDRLDVLLYKVPVAQRQNSKMRVDQLKYDLRHLQAALKLYQDKKARKELELSERENLLNKRFTANSETSIDIDYSLQHHNSMRNAHQGVDEMLWTGSNIIDGLRNQRETLKGARKRILDVGSTLGLSNQTMKMIERRVVEDKYVMIGGMAVTMLIIVLVIYYFLF
- the LOC129773458 gene encoding uncharacterized protein LOC129773458 — protein: MPQELQVVRCYTCRTFQSDIVKKVKKWTCKICGSKQSLVKEYARGSGKECRLLVQQLSERAIREERLEHSVAQQILAGLIELPEAHDPIQEESERLLSHENARQVDAGGTSKWERFHVKAEKEEEIEEKLNFFEGNCNARKNSFVWNKEPRSKQKSDAFQAAKTVQFRASASLAPLVDFHQMNKTEKRKFKWESKNFDGHRLDSQMRLYPSKTSENLESREHDTIAEVNELPTQSQLMNFGKRSKLECPNRSKEEKVCDLNNSTQNILSNCKSNHISNLLDKTEAVASKWSKFITKDEEDDTYS